One Bacillus sp. FJAT-52991 genomic region harbors:
- the chrA gene encoding chromate efflux transporter, which yields MGRYLEIFLVSLKLGLTSFGGPTAHLGYFQEEYIQKRRWLDDQRYAEIIAICQFLPGPASSQVGIAIGMLRGGMLGGFLSWFGFTMPSVVVLMLFALFLQHSTFDAEYLIYGLKITAVAVVAHALSQMSSQLTPDKGRKTIAIIAAIFILLYPTAISQIAIIVTAGIIGAFVYKDQKMSSELSFDFGIGKKSAAFAWVLFFGLLILLPLGRDSVNHMFYSMFDTFFRAGSMVFGGGHVVMPMLEREVVPSGWMTEEAFLAGYGMAQAVPGPLFTLASYLGTVISGVSGGLLATVAIFMPSFLLLIGTLPFWGWLRGKSYFSAALIGINSAVVGILLAALYDPVFTSAVKNSLDLALVLIVYVAIAVWKLPVWKIVLGVISVSLLFTFFG from the coding sequence ATGGGAAGATATTTAGAAATTTTTCTTGTGTCATTAAAGCTGGGCTTGACGTCTTTTGGGGGACCGACTGCCCATCTTGGTTATTTTCAAGAGGAGTACATACAAAAAAGGCGTTGGCTAGATGATCAACGCTATGCAGAAATCATTGCCATTTGTCAGTTTCTACCTGGTCCTGCGAGCAGTCAAGTAGGTATAGCGATCGGAATGTTGCGCGGTGGGATGCTAGGTGGTTTTCTTTCGTGGTTTGGATTCACGATGCCTTCTGTTGTTGTGTTAATGTTGTTTGCATTATTTTTGCAACACTCTACCTTTGATGCAGAGTATTTAATTTATGGACTGAAAATTACGGCTGTAGCGGTCGTTGCCCATGCTCTTTCGCAAATGAGCAGTCAGCTGACACCAGATAAAGGAAGAAAAACAATCGCGATCATTGCCGCTATTTTCATTCTTTTATACCCGACAGCGATTAGTCAAATTGCGATTATTGTTACAGCTGGGATCATAGGAGCTTTCGTTTATAAGGATCAAAAAATGTCGTCTGAGCTCTCTTTCGACTTTGGTATTGGTAAGAAAAGTGCCGCATTTGCTTGGGTGTTATTTTTCGGATTATTAATTTTACTTCCTCTTGGTCGAGATAGCGTTAACCATATGTTTTATAGTATGTTTGACACCTTTTTTCGAGCAGGGTCGATGGTGTTCGGTGGTGGACATGTCGTCATGCCGATGCTTGAGAGAGAAGTTGTTCCTTCAGGCTGGATGACGGAAGAAGCCTTTTTAGCGGGATATGGAATGGCTCAAGCCGTACCGGGCCCGCTGTTTACCCTTGCCTCTTATTTGGGTACAGTGATAAGCGGAGTGTCGGGTGGATTGCTAGCTACAGTGGCCATTTTCATGCCGTCCTTTTTGCTGCTGATCGGGACATTACCGTTTTGGGGCTGGCTTCGAGGTAAAAGTTATTTTTCAGCCGCGCTAATTGGCATTAATAGTGCGGTTGTAGGTATTTTATTAGCGGCACTTTACGATCCTGTATTTACAAGTGCGGTCAAGAATTCACTTGATCTCGCTTTAGTACTGATCGTTTATGTTGCGATTGCGGTTTGGAAGCTCCCAGTTTGGAAAATTGTTCTTGGTGTGATATCTGTTAGTTTATTGTTCACATTTTTTGGATAA
- a CDS encoding FtsW/RodA/SpoVE family cell cycle protein yields the protein MTSPNQNSSRIDFGLILILLMLFVVSVVAIYSAQTTGQYGTNFVLRQTIYYIIGIVIVCIVIRFDSDQLSAMSWYLYGFGLFMLVALIFAPESIAPVRNGAKAWFDFGPISIQPSEFVKAFLILTLSRAIVTHHQNNPVKTIQSDFMLLIKLGIITLVPLLLVIREDLGTSLVFISILLGMIFVSGITWKILAPLFGSATALIVGIFYLVLYNPMVLEKYLGVKQYQFGRIYSWLDPYSYESSTGFHLTRSLLAIGSGQTTGKGFGTREVYLPESHTDFIFSIIGEEFGFIGASVVVSLFFLLIYHMTKLALNTRIPYYSYMCAGVISMITFHVVQNIGMTIGLLPITGIPLPFISYGGSSLMGNMFAMGLIFSITYNERRYMFSSEN from the coding sequence ATGACTTCTCCAAATCAAAATTCTAGCCGGATTGATTTCGGCTTAATATTAATTCTGTTAATGTTGTTTGTTGTGAGCGTTGTAGCTATTTATAGTGCTCAGACGACTGGTCAATATGGAACCAACTTTGTATTGAGACAAACGATTTATTATATTATTGGAATTGTAATTGTCTGTATTGTGATTAGATTTGACTCGGACCAATTGTCAGCCATGTCATGGTATTTGTATGGTTTTGGTTTGTTCATGCTCGTTGCTTTAATATTCGCACCAGAGAGTATTGCACCTGTTCGAAATGGAGCAAAAGCTTGGTTTGATTTTGGTCCAATTTCGATACAGCCGTCTGAGTTTGTCAAAGCATTTTTAATTTTGACACTTTCAAGGGCCATAGTCACCCATCATCAAAATAATCCTGTGAAGACGATACAATCAGACTTTATGTTGTTGATTAAGTTAGGAATCATTACGTTAGTTCCGCTCTTGCTTGTTATAAGAGAGGATCTCGGAACGTCGCTTGTATTTATTTCGATCCTTTTAGGAATGATCTTTGTTTCAGGGATTACATGGAAAATATTAGCTCCTTTGTTTGGATCAGCAACTGCTTTAATTGTTGGTATTTTTTATCTTGTACTCTATAACCCTATGGTTTTAGAGAAATACCTTGGAGTGAAGCAGTATCAGTTTGGTCGTATTTACTCTTGGCTTGATCCATACAGTTATGAAAGCTCAACTGGTTTCCATTTAACTAGATCACTACTTGCGATTGGTTCGGGGCAAACAACAGGAAAAGGCTTTGGTACGCGTGAAGTCTATCTTCCGGAAAGCCATACTGACTTTATCTTCAGTATCATTGGGGAAGAGTTTGGCTTTATTGGCGCTAGTGTCGTTGTCAGTTTGTTCTTTTTGCTAATCTATCATATGACGAAACTGGCATTAAATACGAGAATCCCTTATTATTCGTACATGTGTGCAGGTGTCATCTCGATGATCACCTTCCATGTCGTTCAAAACATCGGAATGACTATTGGGCTCTTGCCGATTACGGGGATTCCGCTACCGTTCATTAGTTACGGAGGAAGTTCACTTATGGGGAATATGTTTGCCATGGGATTGATCTTCTCCATTACTTACAATGAACGACGATATATGTTCTCGTCGGAAAACTAA
- a CDS encoding helix-turn-helix domain-containing protein — translation MKEVQLCPKFEKAMQMMGKRWTGLIINQLLMGPQRFSEIKSGFPISGKLLTDRLKEMEEEGLVTRQVYPEVPVRVEYELTEKGRALEASVKEIEKWAHHWVEL, via the coding sequence ATGAAAGAAGTTCAGCTTTGTCCTAAGTTTGAAAAGGCGATGCAGATGATGGGGAAGCGTTGGACAGGATTGATTATTAATCAGTTATTGATGGGACCTCAACGATTTTCAGAGATAAAATCAGGTTTCCCTATTAGCGGGAAATTATTGACGGATCGACTAAAAGAAATGGAAGAAGAGGGATTGGTGACACGCCAAGTCTACCCTGAGGTTCCAGTTCGTGTGGAATATGAACTAACGGAGAAGGGGCGAGCGCTTGAGGCGAGCGTGAAAGAAATTGAGAAGTGGGCCCATCATTGGGTAGAATTATAA
- a CDS encoding aldehyde dehydrogenase, which yields MENVQTKVKEIKLFIDGEYVESGSGSLFEVKNPATQQVIARVHEATKEDVDRACRAARRAFEEGPWRTMPLAERCTKIRRMAEIILERKEELARLEALDVGKPYPVALEREIPRAAHNLSFFADFMEQQGGEVYPMGEEYLNYTRYEPVGVAALVTPWNLPFMLTTWKLGPCLAAGNTAVIKPAEITPMTVSLLGEIAKEAGIPDGVINVVQGFGPGSAGEFMTTHPEVDLISFTGETATGKAIMKNGADSLKKVAFELGGKAANIVFEDADLDKAIPVSIQAAFLNSGQVCLAGSRILVQRSIFKEFVARFKEAALALKVGDPQEATTNMGPVVSEEHYRKVTSYLDIAKAENAELVCGGARPELPDYLKDGYYLEPTVYIQENPQARICQEEIFGPIVTLIPFDTEEEALEIANNTDYGLNGVVWTDNLQRAHRISHHVRAGTIWVNCWFVRDLRAPFGGFKKSGIGREGGHHSLEFFSEAKNICIALK from the coding sequence ATGGAGAATGTGCAAACGAAAGTGAAGGAAATTAAGCTATTCATTGATGGGGAGTATGTGGAATCAGGGAGCGGTTCCCTTTTTGAAGTAAAAAATCCAGCGACGCAGCAAGTAATCGCTCGCGTACATGAAGCAACGAAGGAAGATGTTGATCGTGCATGTCGCGCCGCTCGCCGTGCTTTTGAAGAAGGACCATGGCGGACGATGCCACTGGCTGAACGCTGTACGAAAATTCGTCGGATGGCTGAAATTATTTTAGAAAGAAAAGAAGAATTGGCTCGTTTAGAAGCGTTAGATGTCGGCAAGCCTTATCCAGTTGCGTTAGAAAGAGAAATTCCGCGTGCGGCTCATAATCTTAGTTTTTTCGCTGATTTCATGGAGCAGCAAGGCGGCGAAGTGTATCCGATGGGAGAAGAATATTTGAATTATACGCGCTATGAACCGGTAGGAGTTGCGGCACTGGTTACGCCATGGAACTTGCCGTTTATGTTAACCACTTGGAAGCTTGGTCCATGTCTCGCTGCCGGCAATACAGCGGTGATCAAACCAGCGGAAATTACGCCAATGACTGTTTCGCTTCTTGGGGAAATTGCCAAAGAAGCGGGCATTCCAGATGGAGTGATCAATGTCGTTCAAGGTTTTGGCCCAGGCTCGGCTGGTGAATTTATGACGACGCACCCGGAAGTCGATCTTATCTCTTTTACTGGGGAAACAGCCACCGGAAAAGCCATTATGAAAAATGGAGCGGATTCATTGAAGAAGGTTGCTTTCGAGCTTGGTGGAAAAGCGGCGAATATCGTCTTTGAAGACGCCGATTTAGACAAAGCAATTCCGGTGTCTATTCAAGCCGCTTTTTTAAATTCTGGGCAAGTTTGTCTTGCTGGATCGAGAATTCTTGTGCAACGTTCGATTTTCAAAGAGTTTGTTGCTCGTTTTAAAGAAGCTGCTCTTGCATTAAAAGTAGGTGATCCTCAAGAGGCAACGACGAATATGGGACCAGTTGTGAGCGAAGAGCATTATCGTAAAGTGACGAGCTATCTTGACATTGCCAAGGCAGAAAATGCGGAGCTTGTTTGTGGGGGAGCGCGTCCTGAACTGCCAGACTATTTAAAGGATGGTTATTATTTAGAGCCGACCGTCTATATTCAAGAAAATCCACAAGCACGCATTTGTCAGGAGGAGATTTTCGGACCGATCGTCACGCTCATTCCATTTGATACAGAAGAGGAAGCTCTTGAGATTGCGAATAATACCGATTACGGATTAAACGGTGTTGTTTGGACCGATAATTTACAGCGAGCTCATCGAATTTCCCATCATGTCCGAGCAGGAACAATTTGGGTGAATTGCTGGTTTGTCCGTGATTTACGTGCTCCATTTGGAGGGTTTAAAAAGAGTGGGATCGGTCGCGAAGGTGGTCATCATAGTCTGGAGTTTTTTTCGGAAGCGAAGAATATTTGCATTGCTTTGAAATGA
- a CDS encoding EVE domain-containing protein: MSTKFWMGVVSEEHVRVGINGEFAQLCHGKAAPLKRMKQGDWIIYYSPKTSYPNGKPLKYFTAIGKIKSGEVYQFQMSPEFIPFRVDVDYVECRAISFDQIKSKLNFYQTTSNVGLLFRRGHFEVSKEDFLTIIKEMGLCINELDV; encoded by the coding sequence ATGAGTACAAAATTTTGGATGGGTGTTGTATCTGAAGAACATGTTCGTGTAGGGATCAATGGTGAGTTTGCTCAGCTTTGTCATGGAAAAGCGGCACCATTAAAAAGAATGAAGCAAGGAGATTGGATCATTTACTATTCTCCGAAGACTAGTTATCCTAATGGAAAGCCGTTGAAATATTTTACTGCAATCGGCAAGATCAAAAGTGGAGAGGTGTATCAATTTCAAATGTCACCCGAATTTATTCCGTTTAGGGTGGATGTTGACTATGTCGAATGTCGAGCAATTAGCTTTGATCAGATCAAATCGAAATTGAATTTTTATCAGACGACTTCAAATGTAGGTTTATTATTTCGGAGGGGACATTTTGAAGTGAGTAAAGAAGATTTTCTAACTATCATAAAAGAAATGGGGCTTTGTATTAATGAATTGGATGTCTAA
- a CDS encoding 2Fe-2S iron-sulfur cluster binding domain-containing protein, translating to MKAFTKNFIVQSSDTESLLKAALKQQVNIPYACTKGGCGMCKVKIITGQFRLGLCSKRTLTDEEREAGYVLACQTYPESNTTIILA from the coding sequence TTGAAAGCGTTTACTAAAAATTTCATTGTTCAGTCTAGTGACACAGAATCTTTATTAAAGGCGGCTTTGAAGCAGCAAGTGAACATTCCTTATGCCTGCACAAAGGGGGGATGTGGAATGTGTAAGGTGAAAATAATAACGGGGCAATTTCGCCTAGGGCTATGTTCAAAGCGTACCTTAACTGATGAGGAGCGAGAAGCGGGATATGTGCTTGCGTGTCAAACGTATCCTGAAAGCAACACGACAATCATCCTTGCCTGA
- a CDS encoding methyl-accepting chemotaxis protein gives MSLADESASHSLQGQNQLKEQGQKLSEIQKAVTDIQTFSTELNQIASSITEVITIVGNIAGQTNLLALNASIEAARAGEYGKGFAVVAEEIRKLSDQTKTSTSSVSEHILKTNSLIGQVSQSVETVNNLVHKGIKSMAQTDDDFNQLLELIGSTKEQNRYIESQLQQLSRIITEIEHASEEVAHSAVTLNDSTEQYLYSN, from the coding sequence ATGTCACTGGCTGATGAATCAGCAAGCCACTCCCTACAAGGTCAAAACCAGCTGAAAGAACAAGGACAAAAGCTGTCTGAAATTCAAAAAGCCGTCACTGACATTCAAACATTCTCAACTGAATTAAATCAAATTGCTTCAAGCATTACCGAAGTAATCACGATTGTTGGAAATATTGCTGGGCAAACCAACTTGCTTGCACTTAATGCTTCCATTGAAGCAGCAAGAGCTGGAGAATACGGAAAAGGTTTTGCCGTTGTTGCGGAAGAAATTCGAAAATTATCCGATCAAACGAAAACATCCACTTCGAGCGTATCTGAACATATTTTAAAAACGAATTCGTTAATCGGACAAGTGAGCCAGTCGGTCGAAACTGTAAATAACCTTGTCCATAAAGGAATCAAAAGCATGGCACAGACCGATGACGATTTCAATCAATTGCTTGAATTAATTGGTAGCACAAAGGAGCAAAACCGTTATATCGAGAGCCAGCTTCAACAATTGTCTAGAATTATTACAGAAATTGAGCATGCCTCGGAAGAAGTCGCGCATTCTGCGGTCACATTAAACGATTCAACAGAGCAATATTTATATTCTAACTAA
- a CDS encoding nitroreductase family protein, which yields MTNFYSAVEARRSMYAISKEQTVSDERIQEVVEFAVKHAPTAFNSQSGRAVVLLGEQHDELWDLTKDTLREIVPADRFGPTEEKMAMFKAGHGTVLFFEDEAVVKGLQDSFPTYADNFPLWSMQSSGMLQYIVWTALEQEGFGATLQHYNPLIDEKVRTKWNLPENWKLMSQMPFGKPVAPAGDKEFQPINERVKVFK from the coding sequence ATGACAAATTTTTATTCAGCTGTAGAAGCAAGACGTTCCATGTATGCCATCAGTAAAGAACAAACCGTATCAGATGAAAGAATCCAAGAAGTTGTCGAGTTTGCAGTTAAGCATGCTCCAACTGCTTTCAACTCCCAAAGCGGCCGTGCCGTCGTTCTTCTTGGTGAACAACACGATGAGCTTTGGGATCTAACAAAAGACACATTAAGAGAAATAGTGCCTGCTGACCGATTCGGTCCAACAGAGGAAAAAATGGCAATGTTCAAAGCAGGTCACGGTACCGTTCTTTTCTTTGAAGATGAAGCAGTTGTCAAAGGGCTTCAAGATAGCTTCCCAACTTACGCAGACAACTTTCCTCTTTGGTCCATGCAATCTTCAGGCATGCTTCAATACATCGTTTGGACAGCATTAGAACAAGAAGGCTTCGGAGCGACACTTCAGCATTACAACCCACTGATTGACGAAAAAGTTCGCACAAAGTGGAACTTGCCTGAAAACTGGAAACTGATGTCTCAAATGCCGTTCGGAAAACCAGTTGCTCCTGCTGGCGACAAAGAATTCCAACCAATCAACGAACGCGTAAAAGTGTTTAAATAA
- a CDS encoding thioredoxin family protein, with translation MEFVKSEEQFQQLISQEKPVIMKFSAGWCPDCRRMDMFIDDIIAEYSQYDWYEINRDEFPELAEKYEVMGIPSLLIYKNGEKTAHLHSAHAKSPEQVIQFLQSV, from the coding sequence ATGGAATTTGTTAAAAGTGAAGAACAGTTTCAACAATTAATTTCCCAGGAAAAGCCTGTTATTATGAAGTTTTCTGCTGGATGGTGCCCGGATTGCCGCCGCATGGATATGTTCATTGATGACATTATCGCTGAATATAGCCAATACGACTGGTACGAAATCAATAGAGACGAATTCCCAGAACTAGCTGAAAAATACGAGGTTATGGGCATTCCAAGTCTTTTGATTTATAAAAACGGAGAAAAAACAGCTCACCTTCATAGTGCACACGCCAAATCACCTGAACAAGTCATCCAATTTTTGCAAAGCGTATAA
- a CDS encoding S66 peptidase family protein, whose translation MQPARLQPGDEVRIIAPSTSMAVVKGEQVKLATERLESFGFRVTFGRYVDEHDMFFSTSVENRMEDLHDAFRDPNVKAIFTAIGGYNVNQLLSHIDFELIKENPKILCGYSDITALQLAIYAKTGLITYSGPAFSTFGMKHLTDYVVQGMLTALTNDAPFEFEPSDQWSDDKWYLEQDQRTYYLNSGHLIVREGKAEGRLIGGNLGTINLLQGTEFMPSLKNAVLFIEDDNESHLMTFDRQLQSLLHLPDAKDLKAVLIGRFQKESNVTESALITLLENKPELAHIPVIANLDFGHTDPLATLPIGGWAEIVAENGKTDILISGN comes from the coding sequence ATGCAACCTGCGCGTTTACAGCCTGGAGATGAAGTACGAATTATCGCCCCATCAACAAGCATGGCGGTAGTGAAGGGGGAGCAAGTAAAGCTAGCCACCGAGCGATTAGAAAGCTTTGGCTTTCGCGTCACATTCGGCCGCTATGTGGATGAACATGATATGTTTTTTTCTACCTCTGTGGAAAATCGAATGGAAGACTTGCATGACGCGTTTCGCGATCCAAATGTGAAAGCGATTTTTACCGCGATTGGTGGCTATAATGTTAATCAGCTTTTATCGCATATTGACTTTGAATTGATCAAAGAGAATCCAAAAATATTATGCGGATATAGTGATATTACCGCTCTGCAGCTGGCCATTTACGCCAAAACAGGACTCATTACATACTCAGGTCCCGCATTTTCTACTTTTGGGATGAAGCACTTGACTGATTATGTCGTGCAAGGGATGCTAACTGCCTTAACGAATGATGCCCCATTTGAATTCGAACCCTCTGACCAATGGAGTGACGACAAATGGTATTTAGAACAAGATCAGCGAACCTATTACCTGAACTCAGGTCATTTAATCGTTAGAGAAGGAAAAGCGGAAGGTCGTCTCATCGGTGGCAACTTAGGCACGATCAATCTTTTGCAAGGAACGGAATTTATGCCATCTTTGAAAAATGCGGTGCTATTTATTGAAGACGATAACGAGTCCCATTTAATGACATTTGATCGGCAATTACAATCGCTCCTGCACTTGCCGGATGCGAAGGATTTAAAAGCCGTGCTGATCGGCCGCTTTCAAAAAGAATCCAATGTGACCGAATCCGCACTGATTACTTTGTTGGAAAATAAACCTGAATTGGCACACATTCCGGTGATTGCCAACCTCGATTTCGGCCACACCGACCCGCTTGCCACCTTGCCAATCGGCGGCTGGGCTGAAATCGTGGCCGAAAATGGGAAGACAGATATTCTGATTAGCGGAAATTAA
- a CDS encoding XylR N-terminal domain-containing protein: METEQSFLKQLNITCRDGMVYADDARSILISIEAFGTLRRDLIKNIGLDRMKAFFFRYGWQIGWQDGEKAIAAAFETLEEQVKYGPVLHSLKGHVQASMDRIMIDEQEGKVHQFNMEGVWRHSYEAVEHITHLGLSDVPVCFTLTGYASGYVTRLVGETVIFKETQCIGTGAKECRWVGKLASEWGEEAAEQIGYCQEQPILRELEVANEKLLEEKNNLAKVMLIHKMLTEEIIKGNHLDSIAQVMYEQIGIPVLIENIHHQPFAYQGIEEERLQQVQKELIDRAILLEKTKWLQTASCYRLMSPVFLQGKKVGYCSFFLEENQVANPEILTMFIERMCSVCSLLLLNEKTKFESTERMKGRFLDEILSGKYVDEHEIFKRASLISLDLSQSYYFIVVQYQLASKDIKKELAFYEQMLETTASFFKKAGLNALVGQRDSAIIVFVSEPCGEVSDLCHAFLKELSNRCFKVECQAGISLKNDHILHAQEAYEESLTALRMTSRQMPVVHFESLGIVGILINTNNEAAVEKIAKYTLGKLYDTLDEKKVELLHTLYIFLLNGGNLEATADKLALSVSGLRYRMNKIDQMLDGSLRDPEANFQLLLSLKSLKSIGKLDL, translated from the coding sequence ATGGAGACAGAACAATCCTTTTTAAAACAATTAAACATCACGTGTAGGGATGGAATGGTGTATGCAGATGATGCCCGTTCCATTCTTATTTCTATTGAAGCGTTCGGTACACTTAGAAGAGATTTAATCAAAAACATTGGTCTCGATCGAATGAAAGCATTCTTTTTCCGTTATGGCTGGCAAATTGGTTGGCAGGATGGTGAAAAAGCAATCGCCGCTGCTTTTGAGACGTTGGAGGAGCAAGTGAAATATGGTCCTGTCCTTCATTCCTTGAAGGGGCATGTGCAAGCCTCGATGGATCGCATTATGATTGATGAGCAAGAAGGAAAAGTACATCAGTTTAATATGGAAGGTGTTTGGCGACATTCGTATGAAGCCGTAGAGCATATCACTCATTTAGGCTTGTCGGATGTGCCCGTATGCTTCACGTTAACTGGTTATGCGAGCGGGTATGTCACGCGTCTAGTCGGAGAAACAGTCATTTTTAAGGAAACACAATGTATCGGCACAGGAGCCAAAGAATGTCGCTGGGTGGGCAAGCTGGCCTCGGAATGGGGAGAGGAAGCGGCCGAGCAAATCGGATATTGTCAGGAGCAACCGATTTTGCGAGAGCTAGAGGTCGCTAATGAAAAGCTGTTAGAAGAGAAAAATAATTTGGCAAAAGTGATGCTCATTCATAAAATGCTGACAGAAGAAATTATTAAAGGCAATCATCTGGATTCGATTGCTCAAGTGATGTATGAACAAATCGGAATCCCTGTGTTAATCGAAAACATTCATCATCAACCGTTCGCTTATCAAGGAATTGAAGAAGAGCGATTGCAGCAGGTACAAAAAGAATTAATCGATCGAGCGATTTTATTAGAGAAAACGAAATGGCTTCAAACAGCGAGTTGCTACCGCCTTATGTCTCCCGTGTTTTTACAAGGAAAGAAAGTAGGGTACTGTTCTTTCTTTTTAGAAGAAAATCAGGTCGCTAATCCTGAGATCTTGACGATGTTTATTGAACGAATGTGTTCTGTTTGTTCATTATTATTGCTCAACGAAAAAACAAAATTTGAATCGACAGAACGAATGAAGGGGCGTTTTTTAGATGAGATTTTGAGTGGAAAGTATGTAGATGAGCACGAAATTTTTAAACGGGCTAGCTTAATTTCGCTTGATTTATCTCAATCTTATTATTTCATCGTTGTTCAATATCAATTGGCTTCTAAGGATATCAAAAAAGAACTTGCCTTCTACGAACAAATGCTTGAAACAACGGCTAGCTTTTTCAAGAAAGCAGGCTTGAATGCCCTCGTTGGTCAGCGTGATTCGGCAATTATCGTATTTGTGTCTGAGCCGTGTGGCGAGGTATCGGATCTTTGCCACGCTTTTTTAAAGGAATTATCGAATCGCTGTTTTAAAGTAGAATGTCAAGCGGGGATTAGCTTGAAAAATGACCACATCCTTCATGCACAAGAAGCCTATGAAGAATCGTTAACGGCGCTACGAATGACGTCTCGACAAATGCCGGTCGTTCACTTTGAATCCCTTGGGATCGTCGGCATTTTAATTAATACCAACAACGAAGCAGCGGTCGAGAAAATTGCGAAATATACGCTTGGAAAATTATATGATACACTGGATGAGAAAAAAGTAGAGTTATTACACACTTTGTATATATTTTTGCTCAATGGCGGAAATTTGGAGGCAACGGCGGACAAGCTTGCTCTGTCTGTGAGTGGTTTGCGTTACCGAATGAACAAAATTGATCAAATGCTAGATGGTAGCCTGCGGGACCCAGAAGCGAATTTTCAGCTTCTGCTTTCCTTGAAATCTCTCAAATCAATTGGCAAACTCGATTTGTGA
- the nagB gene encoding glucosamine-6-phosphate deaminase: protein MKIIKVKDYQEMSQKAAELIIAQVKKNPKLVLGLATGSTPEGLYKNLIEDHRSNGTTYKQVTTCNLDEYIGLPKEDHNSYYAFMKGHLFDHIDVLAENTNLPSGEKEDRSAECAAYEALIHEAGGIDVQVLGIGGNGHIGFNEPGTPFDSLTHIIELDASTREANARFFNSLEEVPTQAITMGIQTIMSAKEIVLLASGTAKVEAISKLLSGEITEAFPASCLHQHPNVTIIVDEAALNENK from the coding sequence TTGAAGATTATTAAGGTAAAAGATTATCAGGAAATGAGTCAAAAAGCGGCAGAGCTGATTATTGCTCAAGTGAAGAAAAATCCAAAACTTGTCCTTGGTTTGGCGACAGGTAGTACACCTGAAGGGCTATATAAAAATTTAATAGAAGACCATCGTTCAAATGGAACAACTTATAAACAAGTAACCACATGTAACCTTGATGAATACATCGGCTTACCAAAAGAGGATCACAATAGCTATTATGCTTTCATGAAGGGGCATTTATTTGATCATATCGATGTTCTAGCTGAAAATACGAATTTACCGAGTGGAGAAAAAGAAGACCGATCAGCTGAGTGTGCAGCGTATGAGGCGCTTATTCATGAAGCAGGTGGTATAGACGTACAAGTGCTTGGCATTGGCGGCAATGGACACATTGGTTTCAATGAACCTGGCACACCGTTTGATTCACTTACACATATCATCGAACTTGATGCATCGACGAGAGAAGCTAATGCTCGCTTTTTTAATAGTTTAGAAGAAGTGCCAACTCAAGCTATTACAATGGGTATTCAAACCATTATGAGTGCAAAAGAAATTGTTTTGTTAGCATCAGGCACAGCAAAAGTGGAAGCGATCTCAAAATTGTTATCCGGAGAAATCACGGAGGCATTCCCAGCATCATGCTTGCATCAACACCCAAATGTAACGATCATCGTTGACGAAGCAGCCTTAAACGAAAATAAATAG
- a CDS encoding MarR family winged helix-turn-helix transcriptional regulator, whose protein sequence is MNWMSKFDDPNESTGFLLWRVSQDWQRTITKELSEVGLTHVQFVLLTACDYLVTTESHVTQKKLASFTKINIMMVSDVVRTLQTKGLIERSKNPRDKREILLTPTKEGTEKVKVALPIVERVDQTFFEVLKQDQTNFNKQLLELLDR, encoded by the coding sequence ATGAATTGGATGTCTAAATTTGATGACCCGAATGAAAGTACTGGGTTTTTGCTGTGGCGTGTTTCTCAAGATTGGCAAAGAACGATAACAAAAGAACTTTCTGAAGTAGGGCTTACTCATGTGCAGTTTGTTCTGTTAACTGCATGTGATTATCTGGTCACAACTGAAAGCCATGTTACCCAGAAAAAATTAGCCAGTTTTACAAAAATAAATATTATGATGGTTTCTGATGTCGTGCGGACACTTCAAACAAAAGGATTAATAGAGAGAAGTAAAAATCCGCGCGATAAAAGAGAAATCTTGTTAACTCCTACGAAAGAAGGTACTGAAAAAGTAAAAGTAGCTTTACCAATAGTAGAAAGAGTGGATCAAACATTTTTTGAAGTTCTTAAGCAGGATCAAACCAATTTCAACAAGCAACTATTGGAATTGTTAGATCGCTAG